Proteins co-encoded in one Salvia splendens isolate huo1 chromosome 4, SspV2, whole genome shotgun sequence genomic window:
- the LOC121798461 gene encoding uncharacterized protein LOC121798461, with amino-acid sequence MKMRNKGKVHPFTSSSSSPPSNTDDAFPLLKLLPAAILTLVSFLSLEEREVLAYMLTRSLQSTNKKPPSKKQCRHNSPPLFDCDCFHCYTSFWFRWDSSPNRELIHQAIEAFDDHLNSGESLNNSPKTKRRDKFARRNKPPIPSPPHNQEIPISSAAPPPDAAADVDELAPGLSGEKEKEMEEDCKDAAPPSPAARTHKGLARKVLPDVMGIFSSRLWSLWSPNV; translated from the coding sequence ATGAAGATGAGAAACAAAGGCAAGGTCCACCCcttcacttcatcttcttcttctcctccttccAACACAGACGACGCCTTCcctctcctcaaactcctccccgCCGCCATTCTCACTCTAGtatcctttctctctctagaagaGCGAGAGGTCCTGGCCTACATGCTCACCAGATCCCTCCAATCAACCAACAAGAAGCCCCCCTCCAAGAAGCAGTGCCGCCACAATTCGCCGCCCCTCTTCGACTGCGACTGCTTCCACTGCTACACCAGCTTCTGGTTCCGCTGGGACTCCTCCCCCAACCGCGAGCTCATCCACCAAGCCATCGAAGCCTTCGACGACCACTTGAACTCCGGCGAATCTCTCAACAACTCCCCCAAGACCAAGCGCAGGGACAAATTCGCCCGCCGCAACAAACCCCCAATTCCCTCGCCGCCGCATAATCAAGAAATTCCCATCTCCTCCGCCGCGCCACCGCCCGATGCTGCGGCTGATGTTGATGAATTAGCCCCGGGACTGAGtggggagaaggagaaggagatggAGGAAGACTGTAAGGATGCGGCGCCGCCGTCGCCGGCGGCGAGGACGCATAAAGGTTTGGCTAGGAAGGTGTTGCCGGACGTCATGGGTATATTCAGTTCGCGTTTATGGAGTCTTTGGAGTCCGAATGtgtga